The Pirellulales bacterium region CGAGCGGCTGGCCCTCGATGAAGGATCGCGCACGAGCGCGGCACTGGTGCGGATATTGCTCAAGGAGCGATTCGGAGTCGAACCGCGGTTACAGCCGCTGGCGATCGGCGCTTGCCTCGATTCGAGCGATGCCGATGCGGTGCTCTTGATCGGCGACCGGGCCATGCACTCGCCTCCAGGACCGTTTGCGGAAGTTTGGGATCTGGGCGACGCTTGGGTCGCGTGGGCCGGGGTCCCCTTCGTGTTCGCGATGTGGACGGCCCGGGCCGACACGGAATTGAACGGCCTCGAAACGGCGCTTTCCGAATCGCGCGATCTGGGCGTTGCCCATGTGGCGGGCATCGCCGCGGTCGAGGCGGCGCCGCTCGGGCTCACGGTGCCGCAATGCGTTTCGTACCTGCGCGATAATTTGCACTTTTCCCTCGGCGACGAGGAGCACGCCGGCCTGAAGCGGTTCTACGATTTGGCCGTTGGCCTCGGCTTGGCCCCCTCGGCGCGGAACCTGGAAAATCCACCGCGACCTTTTGTAGGATCCGCAAGGCAATCCATCTAGACCCAAGTGCGCATTGCGAGCCCGCAGCGCAAGCAAGGATGCCGGACGGCATTCCCTTGCTAGCGCGACGTGCTCGGAGGCGCCGGCATCGGTCGTGGCCCAGGAACGACAAACAAGAAAATGAATGTCAAACGGCGGTTCACCCTCGCTAACGCGTCGGGCTTGTATTTTCCTCGTCCCTGACCCCTGACCCCTGACCCCTATGCCCTCCTCCCTCGAACCACTCTTGGAAAAAGCCGTCGCCGGCCAGCGGCTGTCGCCCGATGAAGGGCTGCGGCTGCTCGAGTCGCACGATCTGGCGGCGCTGGGCCGGGCGGCCGACGCCGTGACACGGCGACTGCATCCCGAGCCGTATCGCACCTACAACATCGATCGCAACATCAACTACACGAACGTTTGCACGGCCGTGTGCGATTTCTGCGCTTTCTATCGCAAGCCGAAGCATGAAGAAGGCTACGTGCTCGAGCGCGATGTGCTGTTGCAAAAAATCCAAGAAACGATCGATCTCGGCGGCGATCAGATTCTGATGCAGGGGGGCCTGCATCCGGAATTCAAGATCGAATGGTACGAAGACTTATTGCGCGATATCAAGCGGCATTTTCCGCAGGTGAATGTGCACGGCTTCAGCCCGCCGGAGATTCATCATTTCACGAAGGTTTCAAAATTGCCGCTACGAACGGCGCTCGAGCGGCTGAAGGCGGCCGGGCTGGGAAGCTTGCCCGGCGGCGGGGCGGAAATCCTCGTCGATCGAGTGCGCAGCGAAATCACCCGCGGCAAGGTGATGACCGACGATTGGCTGAACGTCAATCGCGTGTGGCATCAACTCGGCGGCCGCAGCACGGCGACGATGATGTTCGGCCATGTGGAAACGCTTGCCGAGCGAATCGAACATCTCGAGCGATTGCGACAATTGCAGGACGAGACCGGCGGGTTTACGGCGTTTATCTGCTGGTCGTTTCAGCCCGAGCACACCGATCTGGCGCATTTGCCGGCCGCGGGCTCGTTCGACTATTTGAAGACGCAAGCCGTGGCCCGGCTGTATCTCGACAATTTCGCGAACATCCAGTCGAGTTGGGTGACGCAGGGGCTGAAGATCGGGCAATTGGCCCTGGTGTACGGGGCCAACGACATGGGCAGCCTGATGATTGAGGAAAATGTGGTGTCGGCGGCCGGCACCGTGCACCACCTTTCGCTCGACGAAATCCGCGGCGCGATTTCCGAACTTGGTTACACTCCCCGTCGCCGCAACGTGTTCTATCAACTCGTCGATCAAGCGGCGTAGCGTTGCCCCGCTAAGGCTCGATCGAAAAATAACGTCCGTTTTCCAGACCCCTCACCCTGCCCTTTCCCGCAAGGGGAGAGGGAGTTGCGGTGAAGCGATTTTTCGTTCGAGCCTAGAGAACGCGGGCATGGCCGATCATCCGTGCGGCTCCGTCATGCTCCATGGATCGAGGGCGCGGGCGAGCTCTTCCTCCGGCAAAATCTTTTGGTCTTGGCAGAGCTCGCGGATGGTCTTGCCGGTGCGAAATGCTTCTTTCGCAATGGCTGCCGCCTTTTCGTAGCCGATGTGGGGATTCAGGCTCGTCACCATCGACAAGCTTTTTTCGACGCTCGCCTCGCAGCTTTCGGCATTGGCTTCCATCTCCGAGGCACAAAAATCGACGAACGCCTGCGTCGCGGCCGCCAGTAGCTGAATGCTTTCGAGCGTGGCGTTGCCCATCACCGGCATCATGATGTTCAATTGAAACTGGCCGCCCGACGCGCCCGAAATGGCCACGACCTGATCGTTGCCCATCACCATCGCGCACACTTGCATCATGCTTTCGCACATTACGGGGTTCACCTTGCCCGGCATGATCGAACTGCCCGGCTGCCGGTCGGGAAGCTTGATTTCATAGAAGCCGCAGCGTGGGCCGGAGGAGAGCCAGCGCAGATTGTTCGACACGTTGAAGAGCGTGGTCGCGATCGCCCGCAGGCCGCCGTGGCACTCGACCAAGCCATCGCGCTGGGCATTGGCCTCGAAATGATTCGCGGCTTCGACCAGCGGAATGCCGGTTTCCTCGGCCAGCGCGGCGGCCACGCGGCGGCCGAATTCCGGATGGGTGTTGATGCCGGTGCCGACGGCCGTTCCACCGGCGGGCAATTCATACACGGCCTCGGCCGCGCGCCGAGCGCGAGCCACCGACAATTCGATTTGCCGGGCCCAGCCGCCGATTTCTTGACCAAGCCGTAGCGGCGTCGCATCGGCCAAATGCGTGCGGCCGATCTTGATGATCTTGTCCCAAGCCTGCGATTTCGCTTCCAAAACCGATTGCAGCCGTTCGAGCGCCGGCATTAGTTGCCCATGAATGGCCACCGCCACGGCCACGTGAATCGCCGTGGGAAACATGTCGTTCGTGGATTGGCCCATGTTGACGTGGTCGTTTGGATGGATGGGCTTCTGCTGGGCGAAGCGATCGCCGCCGGTGAGTTCGATGGCCCGGTTGCTGATCACCTCGTTGGCATTCATGTTGCTCGATGTGCCCGAGCCGGTTTGAAAAACGTCGATCGGAAACTGATCGTCGAATTTTCCTTCGATCACTTCGCGGCAGGCGGCCAACAGGGCGTCGATCTGCGCCGCCGAAAGGGCTCGCTTGCCACTGGTGAGCGTGCCGAGATCGCGATTGGCGATCGCGGCGGCCCGTTTCACGCGGCCCAGCGCGTGGATCAGTTCCGGCGGCAGCGGCCAACCCGAGATCGGAAAATTTTCGACGGCCCGTTGCGTCTGCGCCCCGTAATACGCCTGGGCGGGCACACGCACATCGCCCATCGAATCGTGTTCAACGCGAAATTCGTTCGTAGCCATAAAGGAATTTCCTCCAGCCGAGGATCATAGCCGGTCGAGGATGATCCGCGAAAGATGGCGAATGTGTTGGCCGAGACCGATCGTCATTCGCAGGACCTATCCGAACGCGACCGCGGTCAAACTGCTATGCGGTCGGCGTGCGCCGAGAGGTCGAGCTTCCATCGATGAGGTCGGAATCGACGCGGCAGCAGAAACCAAACCTTGCCGTTGCTCAATTCCTCATGGAATGGAATCTGATGGCCGCGCATGTAGAGCTTGTAGGACTCAATCCACTCAGGCGGACAGGTAAGCACCTGCCATCTTGGAAAGACCGCGTCGCGAACTGAGCAGAGAAGGTCGTTTTCAACCAGATCGGCCTCGCCCGACGGATAATGGATGACCCCTTGCTTATCGACGCTGTGCTTGATATGCGACTTCTTGAGCAGCGCGAGCAAGCGGCTGTTTAAATCCTCATCACCAAACTTGAACGATTGCATCGTTTTCATTGTTCAGCCTTGTCAGTTCGGCCGCCGGTAACACCAAGTGTGACCACAATTGCAGCCAAGCGGATGCTGGCCTGGGCGCGTGGCAGCCGGCCCTTTGGCATGCCCCTTCCGACGCGTTCAGCGCATCCGCTCTTGTCGTGCCGAAGCCTGCGAAAACTTTTTGACAACCGCTGGGGCAGCTTCCGCGCGGCTTCGTCGTGCATTTCCATTGCCGGTCGGATCGTTTCTTGCCCACCAATCCCTCCGCGACAGCGACGACCAATAGGGTCGGTCCTATTCTGATCCGACACATTTTACCCGAGGTTGCGCAAACGGTCGAGCAAGCGATCTTGACGAGTGGCGTGCCGATCGACCATCAGATTCGATCATTTCCCGTGCAGCCGGCAACTGCCGTTGTCGCAATCGTCGGTGCGGCCGAAAAGGTATCGCCGTTTGGCGATCTGGCGATAGAGCCATTGCCACAATGGCAAGCTGCCGGGAATGTGCAACAGCGGCATCAGCCACCACAGCCGGCGCAGTCGCCGCGAGAGATAGCGGATCGCACCGGCGCCGCGATGCCGCACGCCGTTTTGGTCGACGACGTACATCTCTTTCATCAGCGCAGCGTGCGACAAATCGGGATACCGCCGAGCCACTTCCGGATCGTGCAGCGAAAGATAGGCCAGCCGATGCTGGCAATCCCACCACGGCAGCTTTCGCACCTGGGCCGTACACATGCGGCAATGTCCGTCGAAGATCACGACATCGGCGTCCGGCCGCTCGGCAGGCGTCGGCAGCGGTTTTTCAATGGTTTCGACGGTGGCCATAAGAGGTGTCCAAAATACTAGCCCGAAGCGTCAGCGAGGTGAAATACTACCCCGAAGCGTCAGCGAAGTGAAAAACTAGCCCGAAGCGTCAGCGAGGTGAAATACTAGCCCGAAGCGTTAGCGAGGATGCAGCGCGAACCGGCTTTCCACTTCCTACCATCAATCCTTCAACCGCTAAAAATTATACCGTACTAACCGCTGCCTTCATCCGGCCGGGGAAATTGGGCAATACAACCCATCTTTCCGAAACAGCGAACCGAACAAAAAAGCCGATTGCGATGCAACGCAAACCGTGCGGGGAACGTCTATAATGGCGGGCGGGCCGCTCTACCGGCTCTGTTGTCCGGCATCTCGTGCTTTCGCTCGGAGCAACCTTGAATCATGGACACGCTTCGTAAGCAAGTGGCTCGTGCCAGGCGGCGGCTGATTCTTGGGCAGTTTTTCGCCGCCTTGGCATGGTCGCTCTCCGCAGCATTGGCCGTGGCCGCGATTGGCTTGGCGGCCCGGAAATTGTTTCCGCTCCATCTCGATGGCCGGATCTGGGCGACTGCCTGGATCGGCAGCGCCCTGCTGGTTGGCTTCGTTGCGGCGGCGGTTTGCACCTGGCTCGCCCGGCGCGATCCGCTGTTTGCGGCGATCGAAATCGATCGGCGTTTCGCGCTCAAGGAGCGGGTGTCGAGCGTGTTGTCGCTCTCGCCGCGGGAATTGGAAACCGAAGCCGGGCAAGCGCTGGTGAGCGACGCGTTGCGGCGGCTCGAGCGCGTTGATATTGCAAGCCGGTTCGCCGTTCCACTCGGCAAGCGCAGCCTACTGCCGCTCGTGCCGGCAGTTGTGGTGTTCGGGCTGACGTTTCTCTCCGACAAAGTTCGCCCGACCGAAGCCGCCGCCACGGTGTCGCCGCAAACGGTCGCCCAAATCCATCAGTCGGCCGAGGTGCTGCGCCGCAAGCTGGAACAGCAGCGGCAGGAAGCCGCGGAAAAGGGGCTTGCCGATGCCGGCGATCTGTTCAAAAAAGTCGAACAGGGCGTCCGAGAACTCGCCAAAAAGCAAAGCGTCGATCGCAAACAGGCACTCGTCGACCTCAACGACCTGGCAAAGCAACTCGAGGCCCGCAAGAAAGAGCTCGGCGGCGATGAAAAGCTGAAGCAAGAGCTCGGCCAGATGAAAGACATGCAAAGCGGGCCGGCCGAAAAGCTGGCCGACGCCATGAAGAACGGACGATTCGAGCGGGCGCTCAAAGAACTCGAAAAGCTGCAAGACGCGCTCAAAGCCGACAAGCTCGACCCGAACGAGCAACAGCGAATGGCGCAGCAACTCGAGCACATGAAGCAAACGCTCGACCGATCGACCGACAAGCACCAGCAGGTGCAACGGGAATTAAAAAAGCAAATCGAGCAATTCAAAAACGCGGGCCAAATGGCCGACGCCAAACGGTTGCAAAAGCAATTGGACCAACTTCGGCAACAATCGCCGCAAATGAACGAGCTCAAGCAAATGGCCGGCAAATTCGGCCAGATTTCGAAGTCGCTCCAATCGGGAAAGCCCGGCGAGGCGGCCCAATCATTGAACGACTTGGCCCAGCAAGTTCAATCGCTCAAGCGGCAGGCCGACGAGCAAACCATGCTCGATCAATCGCTCGATCAAATTACCGATTGCCGCTCGTCGATGACCGGTGATAAGGATGGCAAGAACGACGGCGGCAAACAGCCCGGCAGCGGCCAACTGGCCAATGGCAAAAATGGCAACGGCAAAAAGGGCAAGAGAGCTAAAAACGGCAGCGGCCGACAAGACGGCAGCGAGCTAAGCGACGAAATGGCCGATGGCGATGCATTGCTGGAGGGCGGCCAACGCGACGGCAGCGGCAACGAAGTTGATGACAACGGCATGGTCGCCGGCGATGCGGCCGGCAACCAACGAGGCAGGGAATCGGGCCGCCGCTCGGAAGGCGCCAACGGCGTGAAATTCTACGACTCGAAGGTCGCCCAAAAAATCGGTCATGGCGCCGCGATCATCACCGGCGAAGCCGATGGGCCGAATAG contains the following coding sequences:
- a CDS encoding menaquinone biosynthesis protein, whose amino-acid sequence is MNRSDRLQVGAVNYLNTKPLVYRLDRLAPQAQIVFDLPSRLADRLAAGSLDVALIPSVEFFQNPDYRIVSDACIACRGPVLSVKLFSRVAPERIERLALDEGSRTSAALVRILLKERFGVEPRLQPLAIGACLDSSDADAVLLIGDRAMHSPPGPFAEVWDLGDAWVAWAGVPFVFAMWTARADTELNGLETALSESRDLGVAHVAGIAAVEAAPLGLTVPQCVSYLRDNLHFSLGDEEHAGLKRFYDLAVGLGLAPSARNLENPPRPFVGSARQSI
- the mqnC gene encoding cyclic dehypoxanthinyl futalosine synthase, which codes for MPSSLEPLLEKAVAGQRLSPDEGLRLLESHDLAALGRAADAVTRRLHPEPYRTYNIDRNINYTNVCTAVCDFCAFYRKPKHEEGYVLERDVLLQKIQETIDLGGDQILMQGGLHPEFKIEWYEDLLRDIKRHFPQVNVHGFSPPEIHHFTKVSKLPLRTALERLKAAGLGSLPGGGAEILVDRVRSEITRGKVMTDDWLNVNRVWHQLGGRSTATMMFGHVETLAERIEHLERLRQLQDETGGFTAFICWSFQPEHTDLAHLPAAGSFDYLKTQAVARLYLDNFANIQSSWVTQGLKIGQLALVYGANDMGSLMIEENVVSAAGTVHHLSLDEIRGAISELGYTPRRRNVFYQLVDQAA
- a CDS encoding class II fumarate hydratase, yielding MATNEFRVEHDSMGDVRVPAQAYYGAQTQRAVENFPISGWPLPPELIHALGRVKRAAAIANRDLGTLTSGKRALSAAQIDALLAACREVIEGKFDDQFPIDVFQTGSGTSSNMNANEVISNRAIELTGGDRFAQQKPIHPNDHVNMGQSTNDMFPTAIHVAVAVAIHGQLMPALERLQSVLEAKSQAWDKIIKIGRTHLADATPLRLGQEIGGWARQIELSVARARRAAEAVYELPAGGTAVGTGINTHPEFGRRVAAALAEETGIPLVEAANHFEANAQRDGLVECHGGLRAIATTLFNVSNNLRWLSSGPRCGFYEIKLPDRQPGSSIMPGKVNPVMCESMMQVCAMVMGNDQVVAISGASGGQFQLNIMMPVMGNATLESIQLLAAATQAFVDFCASEMEANAESCEASVEKSLSMVTSLNPHIGYEKAAAIAKEAFRTGKTIRELCQDQKILPEEELARALDPWSMTEPHG
- a CDS encoding DUF393 domain-containing protein, whose protein sequence is MATVETIEKPLPTPAERPDADVVIFDGHCRMCTAQVRKLPWWDCQHRLAYLSLHDPEVARRYPDLSHAALMKEMYVVDQNGVRHRGAGAIRYLSRRLRRLWWLMPLLHIPGSLPLWQWLYRQIAKRRYLFGRTDDCDNGSCRLHGK